One window of the Opisthocomus hoazin isolate bOpiHoa1 chromosome 12, bOpiHoa1.hap1, whole genome shotgun sequence genome contains the following:
- the BCO1 gene encoding beta,beta-carotene 15,15'-dioxygenase, giving the protein MDTIFGRNKEEHPEPIKAEVQGQLPTWLQGILLRNGPGMHRIGDTQYNHWFDGLALLHSFTFKNGEVYYRSKYLRSDTYNCNIEANRIVVSEFGTMAYPDPCKNIFAKAFSYLSHTIPEFTDNCLINIMKTGDDFYATSETNFIRKINPQTLETLEKVDYSKYVAVNVSTSHPHYDSAGNVLNMGTSIVDKGKTKYILFKIPPSVTEKEKKKTCFKHLEVVCSIPSRSLLHPSYYHSFGITENYIVFIEQPFKLDIVKMATAYIRGVNWASCLAYHKEDKTWFHFVDKKTKKEVSTKFYTDAMVLFHHINAYEEDGHIIFDIIAYTDNSLYDMFYLKNLTKDFEEKNKLTSIPTCKRFVVPLQYDKDAEVGSNLVTIPTAATAVKEKDGSVYCQPEKLCEGIELPRINYDYNSKKYKYVFATEVQWSPVPTKIAKFNVQTKEMLHWGEDHCWPSEPIFVPSPDASEEDDGVVLTCVVMSDPKQAPFLLVLDAKTFKELGRATVDVELHLDLHGMFIPEKDLKSETE; this is encoded by the exons ATGGATACAATATTTGGTAGAAATAAAGAAGAACATCCAGAGCCCATAAAAGCTGAGGTGCAAG GTCAGCTGCCCACTTGGTTGCAAGGGATACTTCTCCGAAATGGCCCGGGGATGCACAGGATAGGGGACACTCAGTATAACCACTGGTTTGATGGCTTGGCTCTTCTGCATAGCTTTACATTTAAAAACG GTGAAGTTTACTACAGAAGTAAGTATCTCCGAAGTGACACTTACAACTGCAATATAGAAGCGAACCGAATCGTGGTGTCCGAGTTTGGAACCATGGCTTATCCAGATCCATGCAAAAACATATTTGCCAA GGCATTCTCGTATTTGTCTCACACCATTCCTGAGTTCACAGACAACTGCCTGATCAACATTATGAAAACTGGGGATGATTTTTATGCTACCAGTGAGACTAACTTCATCAGGAAAATTAATCCGCAGACTCTGGAGACACTAGAGAAG GTTGACTACAGCAAATACGTAGCTGTAAATGTGTCAACTTCTCACCCGCACTATGACAGTGCTGGAAATGTTCTCAACATGGGTACTTCAATAGTTGATAAAGGGAAGACAAAATACATTCTATTTAAGATTCCTCCCTCTGTGACAG aaaaagaaaagaagaaaacatgttttaaacATCTGGAAGTCGTATGTTCCATCCCTTCTCGCTCTCTGCTCCACCCAAGCTACTACCATAGTTTTGGAATCACAGAAAATTACATTGTCTTCATAGAGCAGCCATTCAAACTGGATATTGTCAAAATGGCAACTGCTTACATCCGAGGTGTGAACTGGGCTTCCTGCCTTGCCTATCATAAGGAAGATAAG ACTTGGTTTCACTTTGTAGACAAGAAGACTAAAAAAGAAGTATCCACCAAGTTTTATACCGATGCTATGGTGCTTTTTCACCATATAAATGCTTATGAAGAGGATGGCCACATTATTTTTGATATTATTGCCTATACAGACAATAGCTTATATGATATGTTCTATTTAAAAAACCTGACTAAAGACTTTGAAGAGAAGAACAAGCTTACCTCCATACCAACCTGCAAACGATTTGTTGTTCCTCTGCAGTATGACaag GATGCAGAAGTAGGTTCTAATTTAGTCACAATTCCAACTGCCGCAACTGCTGTAAAAGAGAAAGATGGCAGCGTCTATTGCCAACCCGAAAAACTGTGTGAAG GGATAGAACTGCCTCGCATCAACTACGACTATAACAGCAAAAAATACAAGTATGTCTTTGCAACAGAAGTCCAGTGGAGTCCAGTTCCTACAAAG ATTGCAAAATTTAATGTGCAGACAAAGGAAATGCTCCACTGGGGAGAGGACCACTGCTGGCCATCTGAGCCCATTTTCGTTCCCAGCCCTGATGCAAGCGAAGAGGATGATG GCGTTGTTCTGACCTGTGTTGTGATGTCTGATCCAAAGCAAGCACCCTTCCTACTTGTCTTGGATGCTAAAACATTCAAAGAATTGGGCCGAGCCACAGTAGATGTAGAACTGCATCTGGACCTGCATGGAATGTTTATCCCAGAGAAAGATTTGAAGAGTGAGACTGAGTAA